The Caretta caretta isolate rCarCar2 chromosome 5, rCarCar1.hap1, whole genome shotgun sequence genome contains a region encoding:
- the LOC142072228 gene encoding uncharacterized protein LOC142072228 codes for MTAGLSGYVDSLLRPYTPSDLRDTTDFMRKLQSIGDFPENTILATMDVEALYTNIPHKDGLQAVRNSIPDVTANLVAELCDFVLIPNYFTFGDNVYLQISGTAMGTRMAPQYANIFMSDLKQRFLSSPPLMPLLCLCYIDDIFIIWTHGKEALEEFHHDFNNFHPTINLSLDQSTQEIHFLDTTVLISNGHINTTLYQNPTDRYTYLHASSFHPDHTTRSIVYSQALRYNRICSNPSDRDKHLQDLYQAFLQLKYPPAEVKKQIDRARRVPRSHLLQDRPNKENNRMPLAVTFSPQLKPLQRIIKDL; via the coding sequence atgacagcaggattgtctggctatgtagactccctcctcaggccctacactcccagcgatcttcgagacaccactgacttcatgaggaaactacaatccatcggtgattttcctgaaaacaccatcctggccactatggatgtagaagccctctacaccaacattccacacaaagatggactacaagccgtcaggaacagtatccccgatgtcacagcaaacctggtggctgaactttgtgactttgtcctcatccctaactatttcacatttggggacaatgtataccttcaaatcagtggcactgctatgggtacccgcatggccccacagtatgccaacatttttatgtctgacttaaaacaacgcttcctcagctctcctcccctaatgcccctactctgcttgtgctacattgatgacatcttcatcatctggacccatggaaaagaagcccttgaggaattccaccatgatttcaacaatttccatcccaccatcaacctcagcctggaccagtccacacaagagatccacttcctggacactacggtgctaataagcaatggtcacataaacaccaccctataccagaaccctactgaccgctatacttacctacatgcctccagctttcatccagaccacaccacacgatccattgtctacagccaagctctacgatacaaccgcatttgctccaacccctcagacagagacaaacacctacaagatctctatcaagcattcttacaactaaaatacccacctgctgaagtgaagaaacagattgacagagccagaagagtacccagaagtcacctactacaggataggcccaacaaagaaaataacagaatgccgctagctgtcaccttcagcccccaactaaaacctctccaacgcatcatcaaggatctataa